The following are from one region of the Cottoperca gobio chromosome 13, fCotGob3.1, whole genome shotgun sequence genome:
- the rinl gene encoding ras and Rab interactor 2 isoform X1, producing the protein MFESRPVHSAVNGTTAIPWRSSRRRLTLLEQLRGSQEAWCPAGPWDREGAHAAICGTPAGSFLVVRDSATSLPNVLCVSAGGGNETVDYNIKSTGTVFQLSESRLSFSDVTQLVLFYSLTRDVLAVCLYIPHWIYSVTEQTRDRLRQLEPNTWLCTPPDQQTDDMTQREPSNVMCSIQLTSTNGALCIINPLYLREHGDEWLTHRATAAPCATQPSAYRRERRLSTTRAWAGAGLQNKRALSMDQEPSAADLGTSGLIRAFSADSPHGPTSTPEAPAGVVLRRPSRDCSPPHRASSGSLTPSTPSTPGSSNRASLELTQHGSPVPQSPHRVSWIEDGVWLPPPRPSSLLHPPSLELDSLSISSIEEEQEYHVCSSTSLYPSAHRLADKVIHRLSAVGQALGGLVSQKKRLTNRVNELSERKGAAFAEAVKGFVEMTLKKGGDPGEVTGSEYLQEVRSSLSSLRETLLDYPEIQALLDSITDFNDSEIDSLVELSLHKVALKPVSAHLYCCINVARTNDGSFERLQSNLHVLEKNGAEELGGSSGVGVPDSVTLERIQQRWTSMHEAYSPNKKVHILLKVCKSIYHSMSANASSGKVFGADDFLPCLTWVLLRSDVVTLHVDTDYMMELLDPTQLQGEGGYYLTTLYASLYYISSFQPRLAARQLSVEAQNSLNQWHRRRTLHCNQSRRSENRRTIRRQTCRDKREQNSEKRKEEESEREGDSVNNESQQQTESTAEALQPLQEETSGERGAQDASQDASQDASQDASQDASQDASQVCTAASDCHQEDTTRSKQEGEDHTVL; encoded by the exons AGTTTCCTGGTTGTGCGGGACTCTGCGACGTCTCTGCCCAacgtgctgtgtgtgtctgctggaggAGGGAATGAAACAGTTGATTATAACATCAAAAGCACAGGCACAG TCTTCCAGCTGTCTGAGTCTCGTCTTTCGTTCTCCGACGTGACTCAGCTGGTGCTCTTCTACTCTCTGACTCG GGATGTGTTggctgtctgtctttacattcCTCACTGGATCTACAGCGTAACCGAGCAGACCAGAGATCGTCTCCGTCAGCTTGAACCCA ACACGTGGCTCTGCACACCGCCGGACCAACAGACTGATGACATGACCCAGAGGGAGCCAAGCAACGTGATGTGCTCcatacag CTGACTTCCACCAACGGGGCCTTGTGTATCATCAATCCTCTCTACCTCCGTGAACATGGAGATGAGTGGCTCACCCACAGGGCGACCGCTGCACCGTGCGCCACGCAGCCGTCAGCTTACAGACGAGAGCGACGCCTCAGCACCACCAGAGCATGGGCGGGGGCGGGGTTACAAAACAAACGAGCCCTCTCGATGGACCAGGAACCCTCTGCTGCCGATTTGGGGACTTCTG GTCTGATCAGAGCCTTCTCAGCTGATTCACCACATGGCCCCACGTCAACACCAGAGGCTCCAGCAGGTGTGGTTCTCAGGAGGCCCAGCAGAGACTGCAGCCCCCCTCACAGAGCGAGCTCGGGGAGCCTCACTCCATCTACTCCCTCCACCCCTGGAAGTTCAAATAGAGCATCGCTCGAGCTGACGCAGCACGGCAGCCCAGTGCCTCAGTCTCCTCACAGGGTGTCCTGGATCGAAGATGGAGTCTGGCTGCCCCCACCCAGGCCCTCCTCTTTGCTCCATCCGCCGTCGCTGGAGCTCGACTCACTGTCAATCAGCAGCatagaggaagagcaggagtaCCATGTATGCAGCTCTACCTCGCTCTACCCGTCGGCGCACCGGTTGGCCGACAAGGTCATACACCGCCTCTCAGCGGTGGGTCAGGCTCTCGGCGGCCTGGTGAGTCAGAAGAAGAGACTAACCAATCGCGTGAATGAGCTGAGCGAGCGGAAAGGTGCGGCGTTTGCGGAGGCTGTGAAAGGATTTGTGGAGATGACCCTGAAGAAAGGGGGGGATCCCGGCGAGGTCACGGGGTCAGAGTACTTACAGGAAGTGAGGTCATCGCTCTCGTCACTGAGGGAGACACTGTTGGACTATCCAGAAATCCAGGCGCTGTTGGACAGCATCACTGACTTCAACGACTCGGAGATCG ACTCCCTGGTGGAGCTTTCCCTCCACAAGGTGGCTCTGAAGCCCGTCTCCGCACACCtctactgctgcattaatgttgcCAGGACTAATGACGGCAGCTTCGAGCGTCTGCAGAGCAACCTGCATGTGCTGGAAAAGAACGGGGCGGAGGAGCTCGGGGGGTCGTCGGGAGTCGGAGTTCCCGACTCGGTCACCCTGGAGAGGATCCAGCAGAGGTGGACCAGCATGCATGAGGCCTACTCCCCGAACAAGAAGGTCCACATCCTGCTCAAAGTCTGCAAGAGCATCTATCACAGCATGAGTGCTAATGCTAGCTCAG GCAAAGTGTTCGGAGCAGATGATTTCCTGCCCTGCCTGACGTGGGTGCTGCTCCGTAGCGACGTGGTCACTTTACACGTGGACACCGACTACATGATGGAGCTGCTGGACCCCACGCAGCTACAGGGAGAGG GTGGCTACTACCTTACAACTCTATACGCCTCTCTTTACTACATCAGCAGCTTCCAGCCACGGTTGGCTGCACGCCAGCTCAGTGTCGAAGCCCAAAACTCTCTTAACCAATGGCATCGCAGGCGCACACTGCACTGCAACCAATCACGCCGCAGCGAGAACAGACGGACCATTCGCAGGCAGACGTGTCGGGACAAGCGCGAGCAGAACTctgagaagaggaaagaagaggaaagtgagagagaaggCGATTCTGTTAATAATGagtcacagcagcagacagaaagCACCGCAGAGGCTCTGCAGccgctgcaggaggagacgagCGGAGAGCGAGGAGCGCAGGACGCATCACAGGACGCATCACAGGACGCATCACAGGACGCATCACAGGACGCATCACAGGACGCATCACAGGTGTGCACTGCAGCATCGGACTGTCATCAGGAAGACACGACCAGGAGCaaacaggaaggagaggacCACACAGTCTTGTAA
- the rinl gene encoding ras and Rab interactor 2 isoform X2 has product MFESRPVHSAVNGTTAIPWRSSRRRLTLLEQLRGSQEAWCPAGPWDREGAHAAICGTPAGSFLVVRDSATSLPNVLCVSAGGGNETVDYNIKSTGTVFQLSESRLSFSDVTQLVLFYSLTRDVLAVCLYIPHWIYSVTEQTRDRLRQLEPNTWLCTPPDQQTDDMTQREPSNVMCSIQLTSTNGALCIINPLYLREHGDEWLTHRATAAPCATQPSAYRRERRLSTTRAWAGAGLQNKRALSMDQEPSAADLGTSGLIRAFSADSPHGPTSTPEAPAGVVLRRPSRDCSPPHRASSGSLTPSTPSTPGSSNRASLELTQHGSPVPQSPHRVSWIEDGVWLPPPRPSSLLHPPSLELDSLSISSIEEEQEYHVCSSTSLYPSAHRLADKVIHRLSAVGQALGGLVSQKKRLTNRVNELSERKGAAFAEAVKGFVEMTLKKGGDPGEVTGSEYLQEVRSSLSSLRETLLDYPEIQALLDSITDFNDSEIDSLVELSLHKVALKPVSAHLYCCINVARTNDGSFERLQSNLHVLEKNGAEELGGSSGVGVPDSVTLERIQQRWTSMHEAYSPNKKVHILLKVCKSIYHSMSANASSGKVFGADDFLPCLTWVLLRSDVVTLHVDTDYMMELLDPTQLQGEGECAPHTPVGWFTTCFQLPATVGCTPAQCRSPKLS; this is encoded by the exons AGTTTCCTGGTTGTGCGGGACTCTGCGACGTCTCTGCCCAacgtgctgtgtgtgtctgctggaggAGGGAATGAAACAGTTGATTATAACATCAAAAGCACAGGCACAG TCTTCCAGCTGTCTGAGTCTCGTCTTTCGTTCTCCGACGTGACTCAGCTGGTGCTCTTCTACTCTCTGACTCG GGATGTGTTggctgtctgtctttacattcCTCACTGGATCTACAGCGTAACCGAGCAGACCAGAGATCGTCTCCGTCAGCTTGAACCCA ACACGTGGCTCTGCACACCGCCGGACCAACAGACTGATGACATGACCCAGAGGGAGCCAAGCAACGTGATGTGCTCcatacag CTGACTTCCACCAACGGGGCCTTGTGTATCATCAATCCTCTCTACCTCCGTGAACATGGAGATGAGTGGCTCACCCACAGGGCGACCGCTGCACCGTGCGCCACGCAGCCGTCAGCTTACAGACGAGAGCGACGCCTCAGCACCACCAGAGCATGGGCGGGGGCGGGGTTACAAAACAAACGAGCCCTCTCGATGGACCAGGAACCCTCTGCTGCCGATTTGGGGACTTCTG GTCTGATCAGAGCCTTCTCAGCTGATTCACCACATGGCCCCACGTCAACACCAGAGGCTCCAGCAGGTGTGGTTCTCAGGAGGCCCAGCAGAGACTGCAGCCCCCCTCACAGAGCGAGCTCGGGGAGCCTCACTCCATCTACTCCCTCCACCCCTGGAAGTTCAAATAGAGCATCGCTCGAGCTGACGCAGCACGGCAGCCCAGTGCCTCAGTCTCCTCACAGGGTGTCCTGGATCGAAGATGGAGTCTGGCTGCCCCCACCCAGGCCCTCCTCTTTGCTCCATCCGCCGTCGCTGGAGCTCGACTCACTGTCAATCAGCAGCatagaggaagagcaggagtaCCATGTATGCAGCTCTACCTCGCTCTACCCGTCGGCGCACCGGTTGGCCGACAAGGTCATACACCGCCTCTCAGCGGTGGGTCAGGCTCTCGGCGGCCTGGTGAGTCAGAAGAAGAGACTAACCAATCGCGTGAATGAGCTGAGCGAGCGGAAAGGTGCGGCGTTTGCGGAGGCTGTGAAAGGATTTGTGGAGATGACCCTGAAGAAAGGGGGGGATCCCGGCGAGGTCACGGGGTCAGAGTACTTACAGGAAGTGAGGTCATCGCTCTCGTCACTGAGGGAGACACTGTTGGACTATCCAGAAATCCAGGCGCTGTTGGACAGCATCACTGACTTCAACGACTCGGAGATCG ACTCCCTGGTGGAGCTTTCCCTCCACAAGGTGGCTCTGAAGCCCGTCTCCGCACACCtctactgctgcattaatgttgcCAGGACTAATGACGGCAGCTTCGAGCGTCTGCAGAGCAACCTGCATGTGCTGGAAAAGAACGGGGCGGAGGAGCTCGGGGGGTCGTCGGGAGTCGGAGTTCCCGACTCGGTCACCCTGGAGAGGATCCAGCAGAGGTGGACCAGCATGCATGAGGCCTACTCCCCGAACAAGAAGGTCCACATCCTGCTCAAAGTCTGCAAGAGCATCTATCACAGCATGAGTGCTAATGCTAGCTCAG GCAAAGTGTTCGGAGCAGATGATTTCCTGCCCTGCCTGACGTGGGTGCTGCTCCGTAGCGACGTGGTCACTTTACACGTGGACACCGACTACATGATGGAGCTGCTGGACCCCACGCAGCTACAGGGAGAGGGTGAGTGTGCTCCTCACACACCGGTTGGCTGGTTCACTACTTGCTTC CAGCTTCCAGCCACGGTTGGCTGCACGCCAGCTCAGTGTCGAAGCCCAAAACTCTCTTAA